One Glycine max cultivar Williams 82 chromosome 3, Glycine_max_v4.0, whole genome shotgun sequence DNA window includes the following coding sequences:
- the LOC100793904 gene encoding pectinesterase 2 encodes MKAFRLFLTLLIPFLLSSFVSGYSWNDVKLWCNQTPNPQPCEYFLSNNPTYQYKALKQKSDFLKLSLQLAQERALKGHANTLSLGSKCRNPRERGAWADCVELYEQTIRKLNETLNPDPNTKYSQVDAQTWLSTALTNLETCKAGFYELGVQDYVLPLMSNNVTKLLSNTLSLNKVEYEEPSYKEGFPKWVKPDDRKLLQSSSPASRANVVVAKDGSGKYTTVSAAVNSAPKNSRGRYVIYVKGGIYNEQVEVKSKNIMLVGDGIGKTIITGSKSVGGGTTTFRSATVAVVGDGFIAQGITFRNTAGAKNHQAVALRSGSDLSVFYKCSFEGYQDTLYVHSERQFYRECNIYGTVDFIFGNAAVVLQNCNIFARNPPNKVNTITAQGRTDPNQNTGISIHNSRVTAASDLRPVQNSVRTYLGRPWKQYSRTVFMKTYLDGLINPSGWMEWSGNFALNTLYYREYMNTGPGSSTGRRVKWPGYRVMTRASEASKFSVANFIAGNAWLPATKVPYTPSL; translated from the exons ATGAAAGCTTTTCGCTTGTTCCTAACACTATTAATTCCTTTCTTACTCTCCTCTTTTGTTTCTGGTTATTCATGGAATGATGTTAAGCTTTGGTGCAACCAAACTCCAAACCCTCAACCATGTGAGTATTTCTTGAGCAATAACCCCACTTATCAATACAAAGCCCTCAAGCAAAAATCCGATTTCCTCAAACTTTCATTACAACTTGCTCAAGAGAGAGCACTCAAAGGCCATGCAAACACTCTCTCACTTGGTTCAAAGTGCCGAAACCCACGTGAAAGAGGTGCCTGGGCTGATTGTGTTGAGCTTTATGAGCAAACTATCCGTAAACTCAACGAAACCCTAAACCCTGACCCTAACACAAAGTACTCCCAAGTTGATGCCCAAACATGGCTCAGCACAGCTCTCACTAACCTTGAGACATGCAAAGCCGGGTTCTATGAGCTTGGTGTTCAAGACTATGTTCTACCTTTGATGTCTAACAATGTTACCAAGTTGTTGAGCAACACCTTGTCACTTAACAAGGTTGAATATGAAGAACCAAGTTACAAAGAAGGGTTTCCAAAATGGGTGAAGCCAGATGACAGAAAGTTGTTGCAATCATCTTCACCAGCTTCTAGGGCTAATGTGGTGGTTGCAAAAGATGGTTCTGGAAAATACACAACAGTGAGTGCAGCTGTAAATTCTGCTCCAAAGAATAGTAGAGGAAGGTATGTGATATATGTAAAGGGAGGGATATACAATGAACAAGTTGAGGTGAAATCAAAGAATATAATGTTGGTTGGAGATGGTATTGGAAAGACTATAATCACAGGTAGCAAAAGTGTTGGAGGGGGCACCACAACCTTTCGTTCAGCCACTGTAG CTGTAGTTGGGGACGGATTTATAGCTCAAGGTATCACATTTAGGAACACCGCTGGTGCAAAAAACCACCAAGCTGTAGCATTGCGTTCTGGATCAGACTTATCAGTATTTTACAAATGTAGCTTTGAAGGTTATCAAGACACGCTATATGTCCACTCTGAGAGGCAATTCTATAGAGAGTGTAACATTTATGGCACTGTTGACTTCATATTTGGCAATGCTGCTGTTGTGTTACAAAACTGCAACATATTTGCAAGAAACCCTCCCAACAAAGTCAACACCATCACTGCACAAGGCAGAACCGATCCAAACCAAAACACTGGAATTTCCATTCACAATTCTAGAGTCACAGCTGCATCAGATTTGAGACCGGTTCAAAACTCGGTTAGGACTTATCTTGGAAGACCATGGAAGCAATATTCGAGAACGGTTTTCATGAAGACTTATCTTGATGGCTTGATCAATCCATCGGGTTGGATGGAATGGAGTGGTAACTTTGCATTGAACACACTTTATTATCGAGAGTACATGAACACTGGTCCAGGTTCCTCCACTGGTAGAAGAGTTAAATGGCCAGGTTATCGTGTGATGACTAGGGCTTCTGAAGCCTCAAAGTTCAGTGTTGCAAATTTTATTGCTGGAAATGCATGGTTACCTGCCACCAAAGTGCCTTATACACCTTCTCTGTAA
- the LOC100781697 gene encoding pectinesterase 2 — translation MIAFRLFLTLSVPFFLSSFVSSYSWNDVKLWCSQTPNPEPCEYFLSNNPTHQYKPIKQKSDFFKLSLQLAQERALNGHANTLSLGSKCRNPRETAAWADCVELYEQTIRKLNKTLDPSTKFSQVDTQTWLSTALTNLETCKAGFYELGVQDYVLPLMSNNVTKLLSNTLALNKVEYEEPSYKDGFPTWVKPGDRRLLQASSPASKANVVVAKDGSGKYTTVSEAVNAAPKSNSGRYVIYVKGGIYDEQVEIKANNIMLVGDGIGKTIITSSKSVGGGTTTFRSATVAVVGDGFITQDITFRNTAGATNHQAVALRSGSDLSVFYRCSFEGYQDTLYVYSDRQFYRECDIYGTVDFIFGNAAVVFQNCNIYARNPPNKVNTITAQGRTDPNQNTGISIHNSKVTAASDLMGVRTYLGRPWQQYSRTVFMKTYLDSLINPEGWLEWSGNFALSTLYYGEYMNTGPGSSTANRVNWLGYHVITSASEASKFTVGNFIAGNSWLPATSVPFTSGL, via the exons ATGATAGCCTTTCGCTTATTCCTAACACTATCAgttcctttctttctctcttctttcgTTTCTAGTTATTCTTGGAATGACGTTAAACTTTGGTGTAGCCAAACCCCAAACCCTGAACCATGTGAGTATTTCCTGAGCAATAACCCCACTCACCAATACAAACCCATCAAGCAAAAATCcgattttttcaaactttcattgCAACTTGCTCAAGAACGTGCCCTAAATGGCCATGCAAACACTCTTTCACTTGGTTCAAAATGCCGTAACCCACGTGAAACCGCTGCTTGGGCTGATTGTGTTGAGCTTTATGAACAAACCATTCGTAAACTCAACAAAACCCTAGACCCTAGCACCAAGTTCTCCCAAGTTGATACCCAAACATGGCTCAGCACAGCTCTCACTAACCTTGAGACATGCAAAGCCGGGTTCTATGAGCTTGGTGTTCAAGACTATGTTCTACCTCTGATGTCTAACAATGTTACCAAGTTGTTGAGCAACACCTTGGCACTTAACAAGGTTGAATATGAAGAACCAAGTTACAAAGATGGGTTCCCAACATGGGTGAAGCCAGGTGATAGAAGGCTGTTGCAAGCTTCTTCTCCAGCTTCTAAGGCTAATGTAGTTGTGGCAAAAGATGGCTCTGGAAAGTACACAACAGTGAGTGAAGCTGTAAATGCTGCACCCAAGAGTAACAGTGGAAGGTATGTGATATATGTGAAGGGAGGGATATACGATGAACAAGTTGAGATCAAAGCAAATAACATAATGTTGGTGGGAGATGGTATTGGGAAGACCATAATCACAAGTAGCAAAAGCGTTGGAGGGGGCACCACAACCTTCCGTTCAGCCACTGTTG CTGTTGTTGGAGATGGGTTTATAACACAAGACATCACATTTAGAAACACTGCCGGTGCAACAAACCACCAAGCTGTTGCATTGCGTTCTGGATCAGACCTATCAGTATTTTACAGATGCAGTTTTGAAGGTTACCAAGACACACTATATGTGTACTCCGATAGACAATTCTATAGAGAGTGTGACATATACGGCACAGTTGACTTCATCTTTGGTAATGCTGCTGTTGTGTTCCAAAACTGTAACATTTATGCAAGAAACCCTCCAAACAAAGTTAACACAATCACTGCTCAAGGAAGAACCGATCCAAACCAGAACACTGGCATTTCCATTCACAATTCAAAGGTTACTGCTGCCTCGGACTTGATGGGGGTTAGGACTTACCTTGGAAGGCCTTGGCAACAGTATTCAAGAACAGTTTTCATGAAGACTTATCTTGATAGTTTGATAAATCCAGAGGGTTGGTTGGAGTGGAGTGGTAACTTTGCATTAAGTACTTTGTACTATGGAGAATACATGAACACAGGACCAGGTTCCTCAACAGCAAACCGTGTTAATTGGTTGGGTTATCATGTCATTACAAGTGCTTCTGAAGCCTCAAAATTCACTGTTGGGAATTTTATTGCTGGAAACTCATGGTTGCCTGCCACCAGTGTGCCTTTCACCTCTGGtctttga